A genomic segment from Nocardiopsis sp. Huas11 encodes:
- the idi gene encoding isopentenyl-diphosphate Delta-isomerase has translation MPTSHTTGPSTATDEGAPGEPIMLELVDESGTTIGTAEKLSAHVSPGRLHRAFSVFLLDDRGRLLLQRRALNKYHSPGVWSNTCCGHPYPGEPPFLAAARRTTEELGVAPLLMREAGTVRYTHPDPHSGLVEQEYNHLFVGLVGGELRPDPEEIAETAFADPWELAVLPGQSPFSAWFGTVLEAALPAMRELAPESGW, from the coding sequence ATGCCCACCAGCCACACCACCGGTCCGTCCACCGCCACCGACGAAGGAGCCCCCGGCGAGCCGATCATGCTCGAACTGGTCGACGAGTCCGGCACCACCATCGGGACCGCCGAGAAGCTGTCGGCGCACGTGTCGCCGGGCCGGTTGCACCGGGCCTTCTCCGTGTTCCTGCTGGACGACCGGGGCCGCCTGCTGCTCCAGCGGCGGGCCCTGAACAAGTACCACTCGCCCGGAGTGTGGTCCAACACCTGCTGCGGCCACCCCTATCCCGGCGAGCCGCCCTTCCTGGCGGCGGCCCGGCGCACCACCGAGGAACTGGGGGTGGCGCCGCTGCTCATGCGCGAGGCGGGGACGGTGCGCTACACCCACCCCGACCCGCACTCGGGCCTGGTCGAGCAGGAGTACAACCACCTCTTCGTGGGATTGGTGGGCGGTGAACTGCGCCCCGACCCCGAGGAGATCGCCGAGACCGCGTTCGCCGACCCCTGGGAGCTCGCCGTCCTGCCGGGGCAGAGCCCCTTCTCGGCCTGGTTCGGGACGGTCCTGGAGGCCGCGCTGCCCGCGATGCGGGAACTGGCCCCCGAGTCGGGCTGGTAG
- a CDS encoding geranyl diphosphate 2-C-methyltransferase → MTMTSSHDTAKVLRTQYQESVAEYWNAEKDPVNIKLGEVDGLFHHHYGIGDYDPSVLEGPEETRDQRIIEEMHRLETAQANVLLDHLGAIGPEDRIMDTGSGRGGTSFMANQRFGCHVDGVTISEKQVAFANEQAERRGVSDKVRFHFRNMLDTGFPAGSLRASWNNESTMYVDLFELFAEHARLLEYGGRYVTITGCYNDVTGGRSKAVSRIDEHYTCNIHARSQYFKAMTANNLVPISVVDLTGPTIPYWELRAQSSVATGIEEPFLTAYKEGSFHYLLIAADRV, encoded by the coding sequence ATGACCATGACCTCCTCCCACGACACCGCCAAGGTCCTGCGCACCCAGTACCAGGAATCCGTCGCGGAGTACTGGAACGCCGAGAAGGACCCGGTCAACATCAAGCTCGGCGAGGTCGACGGCCTCTTCCACCACCACTACGGCATCGGGGACTACGACCCCTCGGTCCTGGAGGGGCCGGAGGAGACCCGCGACCAGCGGATCATCGAGGAGATGCACCGCCTGGAGACGGCCCAGGCCAACGTCCTGCTGGACCACCTCGGCGCGATCGGCCCCGAGGACCGGATCATGGACACCGGTTCGGGCCGGGGCGGCACCAGCTTCATGGCCAACCAGCGCTTCGGCTGCCACGTCGACGGCGTGACCATCTCGGAGAAGCAGGTGGCCTTCGCCAACGAGCAGGCCGAGCGGCGGGGCGTGTCCGACAAGGTCCGCTTCCACTTCCGCAACATGCTCGACACCGGCTTCCCCGCGGGCTCCCTGCGGGCGAGCTGGAACAACGAGTCCACCATGTACGTGGACCTGTTCGAACTGTTCGCCGAGCACGCCCGCCTGCTGGAGTACGGTGGCCGCTACGTCACCATCACCGGTTGCTACAACGACGTGACCGGCGGACGGTCCAAGGCGGTGAGCCGGATCGACGAGCACTACACCTGCAACATCCACGCCAGGAGCCAGTACTTCAAGGCGATGACGGCCAACAACCTGGTCCCGATCTCGGTCGTCGACCTCACCGGGCCGACCATCCCGTACTGGGAGCTGCGGGCGCAGTCGTCCGTGGCCACCGGTATCGAGGAGCCGTTCCTGACGGCCTACAAGGAGGGCAGTTTCCACTACCTGCTCATCGCGGCCGACCGGGTCTGA
- a CDS encoding family 2 encapsulin nanocompartment cargo protein terpene cyclase, which translates to MSLLSRMAASAATHDVAVLVDSLMSNPLRPGPPDLLAPGPPSARVPEPPEPGAPAPANAATALARIPTGPTGLGTGAARALLPDRPLTPSAPVPAPLPAGAGARWLPEPPSGPGTAAVRVLGHRAPPEQDTADDDAVPALYCPPAVRDDRALGDEVDERLVEWAEEVGIYPGKLDMIRRAGFGRLIMLAHPETDDPERLLAAARCALAEWSVDDHYVDGEVEESRPELLGQRLAVAHSVIDQAHISREYAPELERVVRADPVMRALRSALGKLADHATWTQVRRLRHELAIMFVAYNQEGVWGNTGQRPPVWEFLMHRHENSFVPCMVLIDAVAGYELPMEEFADPRVRRVFTMAGSATVIVNDLYSMGKEGPDDTSLPRLIAEEDGCTMREAVERSVRIHDEMMRTVESEAAALALTGSPQLGRFLAGLWAWCGGSREWHATSGRYHGDRSG; encoded by the coding sequence GTGTCACTGCTGTCGCGGATGGCCGCCTCCGCCGCCACGCACGACGTGGCGGTGCTGGTGGACTCCCTGATGTCCAACCCGCTGCGCCCGGGACCGCCCGACCTGCTGGCGCCCGGCCCCCCGTCGGCACGGGTGCCCGAACCGCCCGAGCCGGGAGCACCCGCCCCGGCGAACGCGGCCACGGCCCTGGCCCGGATCCCCACCGGACCCACCGGACTGGGGACCGGGGCGGCCCGGGCCCTCTTGCCCGACCGACCGCTCACGCCGAGTGCGCCGGTCCCCGCCCCGCTCCCGGCGGGGGCGGGCGCCCGGTGGCTGCCCGAGCCCCCCTCGGGACCCGGGACCGCGGCCGTGCGCGTCCTCGGCCACCGCGCCCCGCCCGAGCAGGACACCGCCGACGACGACGCCGTCCCGGCGCTGTACTGCCCGCCGGCCGTGCGCGACGACCGCGCCCTGGGCGACGAGGTCGACGAGCGGCTGGTCGAGTGGGCCGAGGAGGTGGGGATCTACCCCGGCAAACTGGACATGATCCGCCGCGCCGGGTTCGGTCGGCTGATCATGCTCGCCCACCCCGAGACCGACGACCCCGAGCGGTTGCTGGCCGCGGCCAGATGCGCGCTGGCCGAATGGTCCGTCGACGACCACTACGTCGACGGCGAGGTGGAGGAGTCCCGACCGGAACTCCTCGGCCAGCGACTGGCGGTCGCCCACTCGGTCATCGACCAGGCGCACATCTCCCGCGAGTACGCGCCCGAGCTGGAGAGGGTCGTGCGGGCCGATCCCGTCATGCGCGCCCTGCGCTCGGCCCTGGGCAAGCTCGCCGACCACGCGACGTGGACGCAGGTGCGCCGGCTGCGCCACGAGCTGGCCATCATGTTCGTCGCCTACAACCAGGAGGGCGTCTGGGGCAACACCGGTCAGCGGCCACCGGTGTGGGAGTTCCTGATGCACCGACACGAGAACAGCTTCGTGCCCTGCATGGTGCTCATCGACGCGGTCGCCGGCTACGAGCTGCCCATGGAGGAGTTCGCCGACCCCCGGGTGCGGCGCGTGTTCACCATGGCCGGCTCGGCCACCGTGATCGTCAACGACCTGTACTCCATGGGCAAGGAGGGCCCCGACGACACCAGCCTGCCCAGGCTCATCGCCGAAGAGGACGGGTGCACGATGCGCGAGGCGGTCGAACGCTCCGTGCGCATCCACGACGAGATGATGCGCACCGTCGAGTCCGAGGCGGCGGCCCTGGCCCTCACCGGATCGCCGCAACTGGGCCGCTTCCTGGCCGGGTTGTGGGCCTGGTGCGGCGGCAGCCGGGAGTGGCACGCCACCAGCGGCCGCTACCACGGCGACCGGTCCGGCTGA
- a CDS encoding family 2B encapsulin nanocompartment shell protein, with translation MSIDTGPEIRNGQQRSLATAAARNLATTTKSAPQMQGKSSRWLQRMLPWVQTEGGAYRVNRRLSYTIGDGRIQFDQTGADVEVIPQELGELALLSGFDDLGVLNELAGRFTQREFEPGDVLAHEDRPADHLYLLAHGRVYKTTEGPYGDPTRIGVLADGEQFGEDGLLNPDATWDCTYKAVTAGTMLELPRQEFAAVMDGSPGLRAHVERFLAQPLNGQNKSGEADIALLSGHVGEPALPGTFVDYELRPREYELSVAQTVLRVHTRVADLYNKPMNQTEHQLRLTIEALRERQENELVNNREFGLLHNCDYNQRIHTDNGAPSPDCLDDLLSMRRNTQYMFAHPSAIAAFGKECNKRGITMGTVEVGGHHLPAWRGVPLLPCGKIPVTEHHTSSIIAIRTGEDNEGVIGLHQTGLPDEVEPGLNARFMGIDDQAIISYLVSTYYSAAVLVPDAIGILENVEVRPRA, from the coding sequence ATGTCGATCGACACAGGTCCCGAGATCCGGAACGGCCAACAGCGGAGTCTGGCGACCGCGGCCGCCCGGAACCTGGCGACCACCACCAAGTCCGCACCGCAGATGCAGGGGAAGAGTTCCCGCTGGCTGCAGAGGATGCTGCCCTGGGTCCAGACCGAGGGCGGCGCCTACCGCGTCAACCGCCGCCTCAGCTACACCATCGGCGACGGCCGGATCCAGTTCGACCAGACCGGCGCCGACGTCGAGGTCATCCCCCAGGAACTCGGTGAGCTGGCGTTGCTGTCCGGCTTCGACGACCTGGGTGTGCTCAACGAGCTGGCCGGCCGCTTCACCCAGCGCGAGTTCGAGCCCGGTGACGTCCTCGCCCACGAGGACCGGCCCGCCGACCACCTCTACCTCCTGGCGCACGGCCGGGTGTACAAGACCACCGAGGGGCCCTACGGCGACCCCACCCGGATCGGCGTCCTGGCCGACGGCGAGCAGTTCGGCGAAGACGGCCTGCTCAACCCGGACGCGACCTGGGACTGCACCTACAAGGCCGTCACCGCCGGCACCATGCTCGAACTGCCCCGCCAGGAGTTCGCCGCCGTCATGGACGGCTCTCCGGGCCTGCGCGCCCACGTCGAGCGCTTCCTTGCCCAGCCGCTCAACGGACAGAACAAGTCCGGCGAGGCCGACATCGCCCTGCTCTCCGGCCACGTCGGCGAACCCGCCCTGCCCGGGACCTTCGTCGACTACGAGCTCCGGCCCCGCGAGTACGAGCTGAGCGTGGCCCAGACGGTCCTGCGCGTGCACACCAGGGTCGCCGACCTCTACAACAAGCCGATGAACCAGACCGAGCACCAGCTGCGGCTGACCATCGAGGCCCTGCGCGAGCGCCAGGAGAACGAACTCGTCAACAACCGCGAGTTCGGGCTACTGCACAACTGCGACTACAACCAGCGCATCCACACCGACAACGGCGCGCCCAGCCCCGACTGCCTGGACGACCTGCTGAGCATGCGCCGCAACACCCAGTACATGTTCGCCCACCCCAGCGCCATCGCCGCCTTCGGCAAGGAGTGCAACAAGCGGGGCATCACCATGGGCACCGTCGAGGTCGGCGGCCACCACCTGCCCGCCTGGCGCGGCGTGCCCCTGCTGCCCTGCGGCAAGATCCCGGTCACCGAGCACCACACCTCGTCGATCATCGCCATCCGTACCGGCGAGGACAACGAGGGCGTCATCGGCCTGCACCAGACCGGCCTGCCCGACGAGGTCGAGCCCGGCCTCAACGCGCGCTTCATGGGCATCGACGACCAGGCGATCATCTCCTACCTGGTCAGCACCTACTACTCCGCGGCCGTGCTCGTCCCCGACGCCATCGGCATCCTGGAGAACGTCGAGGTCCGCCCGCGTGCCTGA
- a CDS encoding GTP-binding protein, whose product MKTITTPVTSGTALPVTVLSGFLGAGKTTLLNHVLGNRDGLRVAVIVNDMSEVNVDAGLVRDGGALSRTDERLVEMTNGCICCTLRDDLLEEVGRLADEGRFDYLLIESSGISEPMPVAATFTFPGLDGTRLMDRARLDTMVSVVDAAGFLRELRQGDDLLSRGLDAYEDDERTVSDLLIDQVEFADVLLLNKTDLVTPREADEVEAALRRLNPLARVLRSEHGRVAVGEIVGTGLFDLERASRAPGWAAELNGDHVPETEEYGISSTVFRADRPFHPARLWSLLSERLDSGEFGVLLRSKGFFWLATRHHVTGMWSQAGPVARFEPSGVWDPADAPLLCLPDDEESEALEPRQELVFIGTGLRGDALTGALRACLLTDQEMAGAWTDLADPFPDWDVAGVHAHDHGVATAPHG is encoded by the coding sequence ATGAAAACCATTACCACTCCTGTCACGTCAGGCACTGCCCTGCCCGTCACCGTGCTCTCCGGCTTCCTCGGAGCGGGCAAGACCACCCTGCTCAACCACGTCCTGGGCAACCGGGACGGGCTGCGGGTGGCGGTGATCGTCAACGACATGAGCGAGGTCAACGTCGACGCCGGGCTCGTCCGCGACGGCGGCGCGCTCTCACGGACCGACGAGCGCCTGGTCGAGATGACCAACGGCTGCATCTGCTGCACCCTGCGCGACGACCTGCTGGAGGAGGTCGGTCGGCTCGCCGACGAGGGGCGGTTCGACTACCTGCTCATCGAGTCCAGCGGCATCTCCGAGCCCATGCCTGTGGCGGCCACCTTCACCTTCCCCGGCCTGGACGGCACGCGCCTGATGGACCGGGCCCGCCTGGACACCATGGTGTCGGTGGTCGACGCCGCCGGCTTCCTGCGCGAACTGCGCCAGGGCGACGACCTGCTCTCGCGCGGGCTCGACGCCTACGAGGACGACGAGCGCACCGTCAGCGACCTGCTCATCGACCAGGTGGAGTTCGCCGACGTCCTGCTGCTCAACAAGACCGACCTGGTCACCCCGCGGGAGGCCGACGAGGTCGAGGCGGCCCTGCGCCGGCTCAACCCCCTGGCCCGCGTGCTGCGCTCCGAACACGGCCGTGTGGCCGTCGGCGAGATCGTGGGGACGGGACTGTTCGACCTGGAACGCGCCTCGCGCGCGCCCGGCTGGGCGGCCGAGCTCAACGGCGACCACGTGCCCGAGACCGAGGAGTACGGCATCTCCAGCACGGTCTTCCGTGCCGACCGGCCCTTCCACCCCGCACGCCTGTGGTCCCTGCTCTCCGAGCGCCTGGACTCCGGCGAGTTCGGCGTCCTGCTGCGCTCGAAGGGCTTCTTCTGGCTGGCCACGCGCCACCACGTCACCGGGATGTGGTCACAGGCCGGGCCCGTGGCGCGGTTCGAGCCCTCCGGCGTGTGGGACCCGGCGGACGCGCCCCTCCTGTGCCTGCCCGACGACGAGGAGTCCGAGGCCCTGGAGCCGCGCCAGGAGCTGGTGTTCATCGGCACGGGGCTGCGCGGCGACGCCCTGACCGGGGCCCTGCGCGCCTGCCTGCTCACCGACCAGGAGATGGCGGGCGCCTGGACGGACCTGGCCGACCCCTTCCCCGACTGGGACGTGGCCGGAGTCCACGCGCACGACCACGGGGTCGCGACCGCGCCGCACGGCTGA
- a CDS encoding DUF817 domain-containing protein, with translation MTSTRTSPWPLARHGAGRLLRFGWAQARACAFAVGIFAGLALSAAVPLPIPRYDALLLYGVALTAAFWALRLETGREVLAILGFHVVGLALELFKVHVGSWSYPGDAWTKIGGVPLYSGFMYAAVGSYVVRAWRLLDLGLTDYRPAATTAVAALVYANFFTHHWLPDVRVWLAIALIAVTWGTRVHYTVGEARYRMPLSLSFLLIGLFLWIAENVSTLLGAWSYPHQEQAWEMVHVSKLGAWSLLVVVSFVLVATWRTGFGRGDAAEGR, from the coding sequence ATGACCTCCACCCGAACCTCCCCCTGGCCGCTCGCGCGCCACGGCGCCGGCCGGCTCCTCCGGTTCGGCTGGGCGCAGGCACGCGCCTGCGCCTTCGCCGTCGGTATCTTCGCCGGACTCGCGCTGAGCGCCGCCGTCCCCCTGCCGATCCCCCGCTACGACGCCCTGCTGCTCTACGGCGTCGCCCTGACCGCGGCGTTCTGGGCGCTGCGGCTGGAGACGGGGCGCGAGGTGCTGGCCATCCTCGGCTTCCACGTCGTGGGCCTGGCGCTCGAGCTGTTCAAGGTGCACGTGGGCTCGTGGTCCTATCCCGGCGACGCGTGGACCAAGATCGGCGGGGTGCCGCTCTACAGCGGGTTCATGTACGCCGCCGTCGGCTCCTACGTCGTGCGCGCCTGGCGGCTGCTCGACCTCGGGCTGACCGACTACCGGCCCGCGGCCACGACCGCGGTGGCGGCCCTGGTCTACGCCAACTTCTTCACGCACCACTGGCTGCCGGACGTGCGGGTGTGGCTGGCGATCGCGCTGATCGCGGTCACCTGGGGCACCCGGGTCCACTACACGGTCGGCGAGGCGCGGTACCGGATGCCGCTGTCGCTGTCCTTCCTGCTCATCGGCTTGTTCCTGTGGATCGCGGAGAACGTGTCCACGCTGCTCGGCGCCTGGAGCTACCCCCATCAGGAACAGGCCTGGGAGATGGTGCACGTGTCCAAGCTCGGGGCCTGGTCGCTCCTGGTCGTGGTCTCGTTCGTGCTCGTGGCCACCTGGCGGACCGGATTCGGTCGCGGCGACGCCGCCGAGGGCCGCT